The following proteins are encoded in a genomic region of Bubalus kerabau isolate K-KA32 ecotype Philippines breed swamp buffalo chromosome 15, PCC_UOA_SB_1v2, whole genome shotgun sequence:
- the FNBP4 gene encoding formin-binding protein 4 — translation MGKKSRAVPGRRPILQLSPPGPRSSTPSRDPEPEPDAEPDSTAAAAPSQPAPAAVSTTTTAVTAAAAASEDSPSEDPDEQEVVVEVPRVVQNPPKPVMTTRPTAVKATGGLCLLGAYADSDDEENDISEKPAQSKEANGNQSTDIDSTLANFLAEIDAITAPQPAAPGAASAPPPTPPRPEPKESAPALSSTTPNGTDSTQTAGWQYDTQCSLAGVGIEMGDWQEVWDENTGCYYYWNTQTNEVTWELPQYLATQVQGLQHYQPSCVTGAEASFVVNTDMYAKEKNTSVSSSKSGPVIAKREVKKEVNEGIQALSNNEEEKKGVAASLLAPLLPEGIKEEEERWRRKVICKEVEPVSEEKETSTTEEAAAVKPQEVLLDSVEDPTQEDLCSVVQSGESEEEEEQDTLELELVLERKKAELRALEEGDGSVSGSSPCSDISQPASQDGIRRLMSKRGKWKMFVRATSPESTSRSSSKTGRETPENGETAVGAENSEKMDENSDKEMEAEESPEKLKVQTVPKVEEEQDLKFQIGELANTLTSKFEFLGINRQSISNFHVLLLQTETRIADWREGALNGNYLKRKLQDAAEQLKQYEINATPKGWSCHWDRDHRRYFYVNEQSGESQWEFPDGEEEEEESQAQESRDETLPKQSLKDKTGTDSNSTESSENSTGSLCKESFSGQVSSSSLMPLTPFWTVLQSNVPVLQPPLPLEVPPPPPPPPESPPPPPPPPPPPVEDGEIQEVEMEDEGSEEPPAPGTEEDPPLKPAAQATVATSQSSADSTISSSPSTKAIKRKATEMSTAVVQRSATIGSSPVLYSQSAVATGQQAAGVGHQTAGVGHQAIAVSHPATGMGHQARGMNLQSNYLGLASAPALMGYAECSVPLAVTAPTLQPVQARAAVPTTAIIEPPPPPPPPPPPPPPPAPKMPPPEKTKKGKKDKAKKSKTKMPSLVKKWQSIQRELDEEENSSSSEEDRESTAQKRIEEWKQQQLVSGMAERNANFEALPEDWRARLKRRKMAPNT, via the exons ATGGGGAAGAAGTCCCGGGCGGTACCCGGCCGAAGGCCCATCCTGCAGCTCTCTCCGCCAGGTCCCCGGAGCAGCACGCCGAGCAGGGACCCGGAGCCGGAACCCGACGCCGAACCGGACtcgacggcggcggcggcgcccagCCAGCCGGCCCCGGCAGCGGTGTCGACGACGACAACCGCGGTGACTGCCGCCGCGGCGGCCTCAGAGGACTCGccctcagaag ATCCAGATGAacaggaggtggtggtggaggttcCCAGAGTTGTTCAGAATCCTCCCAAACCAGTCATGACCACCAGGCCCACTGCTGTTAAAGCAACAG GAGGTCTGTGCTTGCTTGGTGCATATGCTGACAGTGATGATGAAGAGAATGATATTTCAGAAAAGCCAGCACAGTCTAAGGAAGCAAATGGAAACCAGTCAACCGATATTGATAGTACATTGGCCAACTTCCTAGCG GAAATTGATGCAATAACAGCTCCTCAGCCTGCGGCTCCTGGAGCAGCTTCTGCTCCACCCCCGACTCCACCCCGACCAGAGCCAAAGGAATCGGCACCTGCCCTTTCTTCCACTACTCCTAATGGGACAGACTCAACCCAGACCGCAGGGTGGCAATATGATACTCAGTGTTCACTGGCAGGAG tTGGAATTGAGATGGGAGATTGGCAGGAGGTCTGGGATGAGAACACAGGATGCTATTATTATTGGAACACAcaaacaaatgaagtgacttgggAATTACCCCAGTATCTTGCCACTCAGGTACAAGGATTACAACATTACCAGCCTAG TTGTGTAACAGGTGCTGAAGCTAGTTTTGTGGTAAATACCGACATGTATGCTAAGGAGAAAAATACTTCTGTTTCTAGTAGTAAAAGTGGACCAGTCATAGCCAAGCGAGAAGTTAAAAAG GAAGTAAATGAAGGAATTCAGGCTCTCTCAAATAatgaggaggagaagaaaggggtgGCAGCGTCACTGCTTGCTCCTCTACTGCCTGAGGgaataaaagaggaagaagagagatggAGAAGAAAAGTAATTTGTAAAGAAGTAGAGCCAgtttcagaagagaaagaaacaagtaCAAcagaagaagcagcagcagtaaagcCACAGGAAGTTCTGTTGGACAGTGTGGAAGACCCGACTCAGGAGGATCTCTGCAGTGTTGTTCAGTCgggagagagtgaagaggaagaagaacaagATACCCTTGAGCTGGAGCTggttttggaaaggaaaaaa GCAGAATTGCGAGCCTTGGAGGAAGGAGATGGTAGTGTGTCAGGGTCTAGTCCATGTTCTGATATCAGCCAGCCAGCATCTCAGGATGGAATACGTAGACTTATGTctaaaagaggaaaatggaagaTGTTTGTTCGCGCAACCAGTCCAGAGTCTACCAGCCGGAGTTCTAGCAAAACTGGACGAGAGACTCCAGAAAATGGAGAAACTG CAGTTGGTgctgaaaattcagaaaaaatggATGAAAACTCAGACAAAGAGATGGAAGCAGAAGAATCTccagaaaaattaaaagtacagACAGTACCTAAAGTAGAAGAAGAACAGGACTTGAAA TTTCAGATTGGAGAACTGGCAAATACCCTGACaagtaaatttgaatttttaggCATTAATAGACAGTCCATCTCCAACTTTCATGTGCTGCTTTTACAAACTGAG ACTCGGATTGCGGACTGGCGGGAAGGGGCTCTCAATGGAAACTACCTTAAACGAAAACTTCAGGATGCCGCAGAACAGCTAAAACAATATGAAATAAACGCCACTCCTAAAGGCTGGTCCTGCCACTGGGACAG GGATCATAGACGATATTTCTATGTAAACGAACAGTCGGGCGAGTCTCAGTGGGAGTTCCCAGAtggtgaggaggaagaggaagaaagccaAGCCCAAGAAAGTAGAGACGAGACTCTTCCTAAGCAGAGCTTGAAAGACAAAACTGGCACTGATTCAAATTCTACAGAATCTTCTGAGAATTCCACAG GTTCTCTTTGTAAAGAGTCCTTTTCCGGCCAAGTATCTTCTTCATCACTCATGCCACTCACTCCGTTCTGGACTGTCCTTCAGTCAAATGTGCCTGTGCTGCAGCCTCCGTTACCTCTGGAGGTGCCGCCCCCTCCGCCTCCACCCCCTGAGTCCCCTCCTCCGCCGCCTCCGCCCCCTCCTCCGCCCGTGGAAGATGGTGAGATCCAGGAGGTGGAGATGGAAGACGAGGGGAGTGAGGAGCCGCCTGCTCCGGGAACGGAGGAGGACCCTCCACTGAAGCCCGCGGCACAAGCCACAGTTGCCACTAGCCAG AGTTCAGCCGATTCTACCATCTCTAGTTCTCCTTCCACTAAAGCGATAAAGAGAAAAGCTACAGAGATGAGCACTGCGGTAGTCCAGCGATCAGCCACCATTGGCAGTTCTCCAGTCCTCTACAGCCAGTCAGCTGTAGCTACAG GTCAACAAGCGGCAGGGGTTGGACACCAGACTGCAGGAGTTGGACACCAAGCAATAGCAGTTAGCCATCCGGCAACAGGAATGGGTCATCAGGCCAGAGGAATGAACCTGCAGTCGAATTACCTCGGCCTGGCGTCGGCTCCTGCACTTATGGGCTATGCTGAATGTTCTGTGCCGCTGGCAGTGACCGCTCCCACGCTGCAGCCGGTCCAGGCCCGAGCTGCTGTGCCCACCACTGCCATTATtgaacctcctcctcctccacctcctcctcctccaccaccaccaccaccagctcccAAAATGCCACCACCTGAGAAGacgaaaaaaggaaagaaagataag